GACGGTGCCGCTGTCTTCCGAGCCGGGGCAGCGCTGGAACTACTCGCTGTCGACGGACGTGCTCGGCGCCGTGGTCGCTCGCGCCGCGGGGGCACCGCTGCCGGAGGCCGTGGCGAAGCTCGTCACGAAGCCCCTGGGCTTGAAGGACACGTCCTTCCGCGCGGGCGATGCCTCGCGGCTGGTGGCGGCGTACGCGGACGGCAAGCCCACGCCGACGCGCATGGGCAGGACGCAGGACGTGCCGCTGTGGGGTGGGACGGTCCGCTTCTCACCGGGACGGGCGCTGAGCACGGAGGCGTACGCCTCGGGCGGCGCGGGCATGGTGGGGACGGCGGCGGACTACGTGAAGTTCCTGGAGGCGCTGCGCAAGGGCGGCGCGCCGGTGCTGAAGAAGACCAGCGTGGACAAGCTCGGCGCGGTGCACGTGGGGCCGGAGTCGCAGACGCAGGGACCGGGCTGGGGCTGGGGGCTCATCTCCGCGGTGCTGGCGGACGCGGAGGTGGCGCAGGGTGAGCAGGCGCAAGGCACGTGGCAGTGGGGCGGCGCGTACGGACACAACTGGTTCGTGGACCCGCGCAGCGGCGTCACCGTGGTGACGCTGACCAACACCGCGTTCGAGGGCATGTCGGGCGCGTTCCCCGGCGCCGTGCGTGACGCCGTCTACGCGGGGCTGAAGCCGTAGTCCGGCGCCTCGTCACCGGGCCTCGGACGTCGCTTCGTCGAGGCCCGTCCTTCGGTACGCACCAGGCGTGACGCCCACCCACTTGCGGAAGGCCTTGCCGAAGGAACTCTCCGTCTCGTAGCCCACGGCGCGAGCGACCTCGGCCAGCGACACGTCCCGGTCCTTCAGCAGCGTCATCGCCCGGTGCATGCGCCACTGGCCCACGTACGCCAGGGGCGCTTCTCCCACGAGCGACTTGAAGCGCTCGGCGAACACGGAGCGGGACATGCCGGCCCGCTTCGCCAGGCCCTCCAGCG
The Myxococcus fulvus DNA segment above includes these coding regions:
- a CDS encoding serine hydrolase domain-containing protein, which encodes MNPAIASLLVAASLGVSSAAPATPPPSTAAPRASGASAVARDLDAVIDQALAEQRIVGTVVTVFRDGKVVYRRAAGFADREAKRPMREDSVFRLASMTKPVVSVAALALVDQGKLSLEDPVTKWLPDFRPKLPDGREPVITVKHLLTHTSGLTYGFQPQNAAAHEKAGVSDGLDEVPGLTLEENLRRLATVPLSSEPGQRWNYSLSTDVLGAVVARAAGAPLPEAVAKLVTKPLGLKDTSFRAGDASRLVAAYADGKPTPTRMGRTQDVPLWGGTVRFSPGRALSTEAYASGGAGMVGTAADYVKFLEALRKGGAPVLKKTSVDKLGAVHVGPESQTQGPGWGWGLISAVLADAEVAQGEQAQGTWQWGGAYGHNWFVDPRSGVTVVTLTNTAFEGMSGAFPGAVRDAVYAGLKP